The following is a genomic window from Saccopteryx bilineata isolate mSacBil1 chromosome 4, mSacBil1_pri_phased_curated, whole genome shotgun sequence.
TGGGGAGGTCCCGTAGCCCTACCACCACTAAGAGGGGGCGATCGCGGTCTCGAACTCCAACTAAGAGAGGTCATTCTCGGTCCCGGTCCCCTCAGTGGCATAGGTCCCGGTCTGTACAGCGGTGGGGGCGATCTAGAAGTCCCCAGCGACGTGGCCGCTCTAGGTCTCCTCAGCGACCAGGCTGGTCCAGAAGCAGAAATATCCAGAGAAGAGGCAGGTCTAGATCAGCAAGGCGAGGCAGGTCACACTCTAGGTCCCCAGCCACCAGAGGCAGATCTCGTTCTAGAACACCAGCCCGGCGTGGTAGGTCTCGTTCTAGAACACCAGCCCGGCGCAGATCGCGATCCAGAACACTTACCAGGCGTAGATCTCGGTCTAGAACACCAGCTCGGAGAGGCAGGTCTCGATCTAGAACACCTGCTAGGCGCAGATCTAGGACCCGGTCAGTACGTCGGAGGTCTCGTAGTAGATCGCCAGCCAGGAGAGGTGGCAGGTCGCGCTCTAGAACCCCAGCCAGGCATGTCAGGTCACGCTCTAGAACCCCAGCCAGGCGTGGCAGGTCGCGCTCTAGGACGCCAGCCAGGAGAGGGAGATCTCGGTCTAGAACACCAGCCAGGAGAGCGAGATCTCGTTCTAGGACACCAGCAAGACGAGGGAGATCCCATAGTAGAAGTGTAGTTAGACGTGGGAGATCTCACTCTAGGACACCACAGAGAAGAGGCAGGTCTGGCTCATCATCAGAGCGGAAGAACAAATCCAGAACATCACAGAGGAGCAGGTCCAACTCAagttcagaaatgaaaaaatttcgtGTTTCTTCAAGGCGGAGcaggtctctctcttctccacgaTCTAAAGCAAAATCTCGCTTGTCTTTGAGGCGAAGCCTTTCTGGGTCCTCTCCATGTCCTAAACAAAAGTCTCGGACACCAGCAAGGCGCAGTCGCTCTGGATCATCCCAATCTAAAGCTAAATCACAAACACCAAGGCGAAGTCGTTCTGGCTCTTCACCCCCTAATCAGAAATCTAAAACACCGTCAAGACAAAGTCGTTCCAGTTCACCTCAATCTAAAGTGAAATCTGGCACACCACCAAGGCCAGGGTCGGTAACAAGTCCCCAGGCAAATGAACAATCGACAACACCACAAAGACAGAGCTTTTCTGAAACATCACCTGATCCTGAGATGAAGTCTAGGACCCCTTTGAGACTTAGCTGCTCTGAGTCCTCTCCTCCTAGAGTGAAATCTAGTACACCTACAAGACAAAGCCTATCTGGGTCGTCATCTCCACAACCCAAAGTGAAGACAATAACATCACcagtccagagccattctggttCATCTTCCCCAAGCTCTAGTAGGGTGACTTCTAAAACACCACCAAGACAAAGCAGGTCAGAGTCTCCCTGCTCCAGGGTGGAATCTAGATTGTTGCAAAGACACAGCAATTCTAGGTCCTCCTCACCAGATACCAAAGTGAAACCTGGAACCCCACCAAGACAAAGTCACTCAGGGTCTACTTCGCCATGCCCCCAAGTAAAGCCTCAAACTTCACCAGGGCACAATCTTCCTGGATCAAAGTCACCATGTTTCCAAGAGAAGTCTAAAGATTCACCAGTAGCACAAAGTTGCTCTGGATCCTTCTCACTCTGTCCAGAAGTAAAGTCTAGCACTCCACCAGGAGAAAGCTATTTTGGCAGCTCATCTCTACAACAGGAAGGACAATCTTACATTTCACTAGATCCTAAATCTGATGCTTCCAGTCCAGAAATGAGACAGAGTCATTATGAATCTCTGTTTCTGCAGAGCAAATCTCAGACACCTATGGGTAGCCAGTCCCGGTCGTCTTCTCCAGTCACAGAGACTGCACCCAGATCTCCAATagcacaagaaagaaacaaagtattACTAAGTCCTGGGCTTAAATCTGGAATGTCTCCTGAGCAGAACAGATTCCAGTGTGACTCTTCCTTTTATCCTGCAATGGACTGTAATTCTCTACTGGGGCAGAGTAGATTAGAGCCTTCACCTGAACCAGTAAAGAAAACAAGCTTACTCCTTCAGGAGGATATTGATGCATCATCTAGACTAAGTGACAAAGTGAGTTCTTCTCCAGTACAAAATAGAACTGAGTCTTCACCAGTACTCAAAGAGACACCTAGAACCCCCTCAAACGAAAGAGATGGTGATGGGTCATCTCCAGATACAAAAGACCAAAGTAGTGATTTAGCTAAGCCAAGCCAAGATGAGGAGTTCATGGAGGTAGTAGAAGAGTCCTCAAGCCAAGTTCCATCCCATTTATCTCCAGAACTTAAAGAAATGGCTGGAAGTAACTTTGAGTCATCTCCTGAAATAGAAGAAAGGCCTGCTATGTCTTTGACTCCTGACCAAAGCCAGTTATCACAGGCTTCTTTGGAAACAGAAGTCCCTGCAGTGACCTCAGCTTGGAGTGGGCCACATTTTTCTCCAGAACATAAAGAACTATCTAACTCACCTCCTAGGGAGAATAGTTATGGGTCACCTTTAGAATTTAGAAACTTGGGCCCTGTTGCAGAAATAAGTACTGGGTTTTCTCCTGAGGTTAAAGAAGTTTTGACTGTACCTGTTTCTAATCAGCTGGAGACAGATCCATCTCTAGACATGAAAGAACAGTTGGTGAGGTCTTCCAGATGCAGCAGTTCTGAGTTATCCCCAGATACAATGGAAAAAGCAGGAATGTCTTCAAGTCAGAGTGTCTCTTCACCAGTACTTGATACTATGCGTAGAACACCCTCAAGGGAAAGAAGTAGTTCTGCATCTTCTGAACTGAAAGATGGTTTACCCAGAACACCCTCAAGGAGAAGTAGGTCTGGATCTTCTCCAGGACTTAGAGATGGGTCTGGGTCTCCCTCAAGGCACAGCTTATCTGGGTCCTCTCCTGGAATGAAAGATATACCCAGAACACCATCCAGGGGAAGAAGCGAATGTGATTCTTCTCCAGAACCAAAAGCTTTGCCTAAGACTCCTAGGCCAAGGAGTCATTCTCCATCATCCCCAGAACTCAACAAGTGTCTTACcccccagagagagagaagtgggtcAGAGTCATCGATTGAACAGAAGACTTTGGCTAGGACTCCTCTTGGGCAGAGAAGCCGATCTGCATCTTCTCAAGAACTTGATGAGAAACCTAGTGCATCCCCTCAGGAAAGAAGTGAATCAGACTCTTCAGATTCTAAAGTTAAGACACGAATGCCACTTAGACAAAGGAGTCATTCTGGATCATCTCCGGAGGTCGAAAGCAAATCCCGACCTTCTCCTCAGCTCAGTAGGTCTGGCTCATCCCCTGAAGGTAAAGATAAGCCAAGGATAGCATCCAGGGCACAAAGTGGTTCTGATTCCTCTCCGGAACCCAAGGCTTCGGCCCCTCGGGCCCTTCCCAGACGAAGCAGATCAGGTTCATCAAGCAAAGGCAGAGGCCCTTCTGAAGGAAGCAGTAGTTCTGAGTCCTCTCCAGAACACCCACCGAAATCCAGAATGGCTAGGAGAAGCTCTAGGTCATCAGTGGAGCCCAAGATGAAGTCTCGTACTCCACCTCGTCGCCGTAGCTCTAGATCATCTGAAATAACTAGGAAGACCAGGCTTTCTCGTAGAAGCCGTTCTGCATCATCCTCACCAGAAACTCGTTCTAGAACTCCCCCAAGACGTCGAAGAAGTCCCTCAGTGTCTTCCCCAGAGCTACCTGAAAAGTCAAGATCCTCGCGTCGGCGACGTTCAGCTTCATCCCCCCGCACTAAGACAACTTCAAGGAGAGGCCGATCTCCTTCACCAAAGCCCCGTGGGCTCCAGAGGTCCCGTTCCCGTTCACGGAGGGAGAAAACCAGAACCACCCGACGTCGAGATAGGTCTGGATCTTCTCAGTCAACCTCTCGGAGAAGACAGCGGAGCCGGTCAAGGTCTCGGGTTACTCGTAGGCGGAGAGGAGGCTCTGGTTACCACTCAAGGTCTCCTGCCCGGCAAGAGAGTTCCCGAACCTCTTCTCGGCGCCGAAGAGGTCGCTCTCGAACACCTCCAACCAGTCGGAAGCGTTCCCGTTCACGCACATCACCAGCTCCGTGGAAACGTTCCAGGTCCCGGGCCTCTCCAGCCACTCACCGGCGATCCAGATCTAGAACACCCCTGGTCAGCCGACGTAGGTCCAGGTCTCGAACTTCACCAGTGAGTCGGAGACGATCAAGGTCTAGGACATCAGTGACTCGAAGAAGATCTCGCTCAAGAGCATCCCCAGTGAGTCGAAGGCGATCCAGGTCCAGAACACCACTGGTAACCCGCCGTCGTTCAAGGTCCAGAACACCAACTCGCCGACGTTCCCGTTCTAGAACTCCACCAGTGACTCGCAGAAGGTCCAGATCTAGGACTCCACTGGTAATAAGGAGGCGATCTCGAAGCAGAACCTCACCTATCACTCGCAGAAGATCAAGATCCAGAACATCCCCAGTTACCCGTAGGAGATCTCGATCTCGCACAACTCCGGTAACTCGAAGGAGATCTCGCTCTCGGACCTCTCCAGTGACACGCCGCCGATCTAGGTCTAGAACACCTCCAGCTATTCGGCGTCGCTCTAGGTCTCGAACCCCACTCTTGCCACGCAAACGTTCTCGAAGTCGCTCATCACTTGCTCTCCGCCGCCGTTCTAGATCTCGTACTCCTCGAACAACTCGGGGCAAAAGATCCTTAACAAGATCTCCTCCAGCCATCCGCAGGCGTTCTGTATCTGGGAGTAGTTCTGATCGTTCACGCTCTGCTACTCCTCCAGCAACAAGAAATCATTCTGGTTCTAGAACTCCTCCAGTGGCACTCAGTAGCTCCCGAATGAGTTGCTTTAGTCGTCCTAGCATGTCACCAACTCCTCTTGACCGCTGTAGATCACCTGGAATGCTTGAACCGCTTGGCAGCTCTAGAACACCCATGTCTGTCCTGCAGCAATCTGGTGGCTCTATGCTGGATGGTCCAGGTTCCCGAATTCCTGATCACCCTAGAACATCTGTGCCAGAAAATCATGCTCAGTCTAGAATTGCACTTGCCCTGACAGCCATCAGTCTTGGCACTGCTCGGCCTCCTCCGTCCATGTCTGCTGCAGGCCTTGCTGCGAGAATGTCCCAGGTTCCAGCTCCAGTGCCTCTCATGAGTCTCAGAACAGCCCCAGCTGCCAGCCTTGCCAGCAGGATTCCTGCAGCCTCTGCAGCAGCCATGAACCTGGCCAGTGCCAGGACACCTGCCATACCAACAGCAGTGAACCTGGCTGACTCAAGAACGCCAGCTGCAGCAGCAGCCATGAACTTGGCCAGTTCCAGAACAGCAGTGGCACCTTCCGCCGTGAACCTTGCTGACCCTCGTACCCCAACAGCCCCTGCTGTGAACCTAGCAGGAGCCAGAACCCCAGCGGCTTTGGCAGCTTTGAGTCTCACAGGCTCTGGCACACCCCCAAATGCTGCAAACTATCCTTCCAGCTCCAGAACACCCCAGGCTCCAGCCCCTGCTAACTTGGTGGGTCCTAGATCTGCACACGCCACAGCTCCTGTGAATATTGCTAGCTCAAGAACCCCGCCAACCTTGGCCCCTACAAACCTCaccagtgctagaatggctccagctttGTCTGGCGCAAACCTCACCAGCCCCAGGGTACCCCTTTCTGCCTATGAGCGCATTAGTGGCAGAACCTCACCACCGCTTCTTGACCGAGCTAGGTCCAGAACCCCACCAGGAGGCCCAGGCTCCAGAACCCCACCAGCTGCCCCTAGCCAGTCTAGAATGATCTCTGAGCGggctccctctcctgtctctaaaatggtCCAGGCTCCTCCTTCACAGTCTGTTCTCCCTCCAGCTCAGGATCGGCCTAGGTCCCCTGTGCCATCTGCTTTTTCTGACCAACCCCGATCTTTGCTTGCCCCAACTGCCCCTGTAGCAGGATCTCAGTCCCTCTCCTCTGGGTCAGTGGCAAAGACCACATCCTCTGTTGGTGACCACAACGGCATgctttctgtccctgtccctggggTGACCCACCCCGAGGGTGGGGAACCACCTGCCTCTACCGGGGCCCTGCAGCCAGCAAAGGAGCGGCGGAGttcttcctcctcatcctctagctcctcatcatcatcgtcatcttcatcgtcctcctcctcctcctcttctggctCCAGTTCTAGTGACTCGGAGGGCTCTAGCCTTCCCATTCAACCTGAGGTAGCACTGAAGAGGTAAGGGGTCTTGACTTTTAGAACTTCCAAGGGAAAGGTTATGGGAACGGGTTGGGGTAGGGAAGGGAAAGTCCTGTCCATAGGTTCTTGGCTCATTGAGAAGGTATGGGGACCTTGACCATTAAGCTGGGGGTAGAAGAGaatgttggggtgggggtgatggGGAGTGGAATGGGACAGAAGTCTCTAAAGGTTAATTATCTAGAGGATAATGATAAGTTTTCCATCTCTACAGAGGACAGAACTAGAGGAAATGGACTTAATTTTACAGCAGGAGGGATGGCAGTTAGACCTCAAGAGGAACTCCCTGGGCTGGAAGGATCTTCAGAGGTCATCccatccctctccctgcctccaggcaggatggcccctcccccagccagcgtgcgcacacacacagggGCCTACCCAAGCTGGCTCTCCAAGGAAGGAGACCACCCAACTTTGCTCCCACACCTGAGCCCAGGGGCTGTGTTCCTTTCCTCAGGGATATTCTTGAGGTTTAACCTTGATTCCTTGTGCTGCCAACTCCAGCTTATTGCTTATGTTAAGCAGAGGTTGGGTCAgcttggggccactgctctggaGAATGCACTCACTGGCCTCTGGCTTTGGCTGAGAGAGTTCCAGGACCTTTCTCAGGCATCCCTTCCCCCACTGCCCTTCAAGCCATGGAAGGTAGGATTAGGGCAGGGGCAGGTTGTCTCTTCGTGATACTATGCTCTTCCCACAGGGTCCCTagtcctcccccaaccccaaagGAGGCTGATCGAGAGGGACGACCTCAGGAGCCAACCCCAGCCAAGCGGAAGAGGCGAGCTAGCAGCTCCagttccagctcctcctcctcttcctcctcttcctcctcctcttcctcttcttcgtCGTCgtcttcatcttcttcttcctcctcttcctcctcctcctcttcctcttctacttcctccccttctcctgctAAGCCTGACCCTCAGGCCTTGCCCAAACCTGCAAGCCCCAAGAAGCCACCCCCTGGCGAGCGGAGGTGAGTGCTACCTTGCTTGAGATGGGGTGGGGTGTGACCCTGGGGTGTGAGATTCCCACTGGGGATCTCACTTGGACTCTGTGATGTCTGGTTGTATGGGGAGGAgtcaggctttcttctccctgcctACTCTGTTGTGCCCTGTTCTGACAGAGGGGCTGCACCGTTCATCTGGGTGTTTCAGCCAAAACTGGGGAGTTCTAggtttcttcctctccctgcccGAAATGCAGTCTAGTCGCTGGTGCCTGGTCGCAGGGAGTCTATAGCTTTTTAAGTCTCCCCATTGCTATTGCCAGGGCTCTGGTCTGGCCACCGTCATCTTCTCCTGACTCTGTCCACAgcctcttccctgtctccctgcctccacgCCATTCTCTTCCACACGTAGCCAGAGGGATCTTTCTAAAACGCACATCTGGTTACTTCCCTCCACTCCACAAATCCTTCTGGGACGCCCTGTGGCCTGCAGGATAAAGCCCCATCTCTGCGGGAATGGCGTGTGAGGCTCTCCACCAACTGGCCTTGCCTGCCCTGTGTTCTCCTCTCCTGCCCGCCCCCACACATGCCCTCTGCTCCAGCCATACCCAGCGCCTTGCAGTCTAAGGAGAACCCCATGCCTTTGgacatgctgttccttctgcctggaattcCCTTGTCCGCCTGGTGAACTCCTCGTTCTGCAAGACTCCGCTCAAACAGCACCTTCAAGAAGACTACCCTGCCCCTTCCCTTCACCTCCCTTCCCTGGGTCCCCAGATGTACCAATATTGGTCCCTGCGGGGTTGTTTCCCACACATGGGGCTGAGTGTGCCTCCCTTGGCCTTCCTTTATCACCAGACCAAGCCCTTCCAAGGGCAGGGACTCTTTTATCTTTGTGTCCTCCGCTGCCACCCCCCATGCCCTGCCCATTGGGGCACGCGGTGGATGGTGTGCGGGCGGATGGGTGAGTGAGCAGACAAAGGTGGGTCTGAGGCTGGCCCTGTGTGGTGCGAGGTTTGGTGGTCAAGACCTTGGGGAGGGTGGTCGTTGAATGCTGGCTGGTGGGTATGGAAGGGTGTGGCCCTATAGGGTTCTTCTCTGCTCCCTAGGTCCCGCAGTCCCCGGAAGCCAATAGACTCACTCCGGGATTCCCGGTCCCTGAGCTACTCGCCTGTTGAGCACCATCGCCCCTCGCCCCAGCCCTCACCACGGGACCAACAGAGGTAGGTCCATGGGTGTGTTCTTGACTCCTGCCAACAGCCAGCCCAGTTTGGCTACTGACTTCCAACAAAAAGTTTTGAGGCTCAAAGGCGCTAGTTGGTGTGTCTGTGGTCTGATATCTGTTCTGTATTGCAGCAGTAGTGAACTCGGTTCCCGGAGAGGCCAGCGTGGGGAGAGCCGCTCCCCAGGCCACAAGCACAGGAGGGAGACACCTAGCCCCCGCCCTGTGCGGCACCGCTCCTCTAGGTGCGTTGTCATAATTGGGGACTGGGCCTCCTCTATATGAAGTCTGGCTGGCTGGGACCTCTGCATTGATGAGTCTTCTCTGTTACAGGTCTCCATGAATGTTATTTGGGGAATCCCACCACACCCCAAGTTCTGGAGCCACAGGAAGTGCCCCTTTTCTCCCCAACAGAGCTGTGGGAGGGGTGCTTGTCTACCCCTCCCCTTTGGACCCTGGCAGCATTTTGAGGGGGAAGgttcccttcttttcctcctcccttttttcctttgttcctgTGAAATGTTAATCTGTGAGTTTCTTCTGGTTCACATGTTTTGggggggttggggtgggtggGAATAAGAATGGGAGTTGCTGGATGGGAGGATATAGTTCAGGACTCTGTTGAATCAGAAAGGGCCTGGGAGGCACTGTCCCCCCTTTACCCCTGAGTTTGGGGGGGCAGGTGATGGTTTGGGACTTGGGAACTTGTGTGAAGTGTTGTGGAAAGGGGCAGTTGTTGAAATTAGTTGGCCCTTACTGCCCCCCAGTGAGATTGTGGCCCCTTCCCCCCAACTTTTCTTCACGTTTCTTAAaggcattttggtttttttaaatctgtacaGCAAGAGCAACTTTTTctgtcaaataaaaatgagaaatgcaagaaCTGGGTGTAGAGACTTTATTTGGGGTAGAGCGGGGCAAGGAGAAGAGCTGCCCCTTCTATTGATTGCAACCCAGGAGCTTATATAAGCCCCACATAGAAACCACTCAAAAGCCACACACTGGTTCTGGCTTGTTCCGTTTTTGCTCTCTGCCTCTGAGAGCCATGCCTGGGGCCAGTGTGCTAGGgtagaaagtggggggggggggggggggcaaggactGAATGAACAAAGCCTTAAACCTTTTGTCCCCAGACTGGAGCAGACTGAGAAGACCGGCCTGAGGCTCTGAGTTCTGCCCAGTTCTCTGCCAGTGGCCTTTGAGgggcaggctgggctgggggtggacTGCTAGGCCCGGGAGAGCCTAGGGACCAGCAGCCTAGCAAGAGGAGAGGCTGAAGAGCCTTGCTGGGAAGGAACCCCATCCTGGTGAGGGTGATGCCTGGAGTCAGGAGAGGGTGTGCAGAAAGAGGCAGCAACCAGGCAGACACCCAAATCTTTTATTGGGGGGGTGGGGCACTGGGGGGAGGTGGGCCCCAGGCCCTCTCACTGCACTGCTTGTTCATTGGCACTGCTTCCTGAGTCCTGCGGCTTCATCACGTCAGGCAACTCCGGAGGGCTAGAGAAGGGCTCAACACGCAGGGCTTCAAATGCATCATCTGGAGAGGAGAATGGGGAAAGCTGGAGGTGACCTCCAAACACCCACCATCACCCTgacccccctccaccccactgccTGGATTCAGTAGGCCTACTGAAATGTCTCCTACATCTGGCCCTGCTGTCCTCCCTGAGCCTGGCCATTCTGGGGCCTTTTCTTCACCTTCTGCACCCAAATCCTGGTCCCTTCATATCCCCTCTTCCAAGTAATTTAAACGAAATCATACTATTCTATCCCCGCTTAAAACCTTTCAACAGCTTCTAACATACTGTGAATAAAATATCAAGTCCTTGAAATCATGACTCCAATCACTCTTCTGTTCCCACATCAAATTCTCtttgccccagggcctttgcacttgctggtcCTGAAACTGCCACAGTGATATTCAGGGTTAAACTCAAGCATCAACCACTCTGCATCTCAACACCCTGTGCATGgccttgagcaggggtccccaaactttttacacagggggccagttcactgtccctcagaccactggagggccggactataaaaaaactgaacaaatccctatgcacactgcacatatcttattttaaagtaaaaaaacaaaacaggaacaaatacaatatttaaaataaagaacaataaatttaaatcaacaaactgaccagtatttcaatgggaactatgcttctctcactgaccaccaatgaaagaggtgccccttccggaagtgcagtgggggccgcatgtggcccgcgggccgtagtttggagacccctggccttgagagtactttttttttttacagagacagaaagagtcagagagggatagacagggacagacagacaggaacaatgagagatgagaagcatcaatcagtttttcgttacgcattgcaacaccttagttgttcattgattcctttctcatatatgccttgaccatgggccttcagcagactaagtaacttcttgctcaagccagcaaccttgggtcctagctggtgacctccgggtcttgaacctgggtccttctgcatcccagtccgatgctctatccactgcgccaccgcctggtcaagctggccTTGAGAGTACTTAACTAGTGAAATGACCATCTTCTTTTGACCAGCGGCTTTCCCCACTAGACCAGTGGCTCCAGGAAGGCCTTCCCTGTGGTGTTCCTACCTTCACAGCACAGAGCAAACAAACTCCTTCACTTTTCTCCTGTACTTTCTTCCACCCAGGAGACTCTTTCTTCTACTTGCCTCAGGGTTCTCAATCTATCAGTCCCCGCCCCAAAGAAAGCTGGCAAATCTGGGTTGTCATAACTTGGGTGGTCTTCAAACAGCATCTAATGGGTGTTAAATGGttagagatgctgctaaacatcctgcaAAACATAGGACAACCCCACACAAAATCATCCAGTCCCAAATGTTACTAGTGCTGAAGTTATGACACCCAACCAGCTTAATAACCAATTCATTTTCAAAGCCACAAATCCACAGTTGACAATTCTTTCACATTCTTTGGAAATAAAATCTGGATGATGCCATTTAACATTTgagttgagccctggctggttggctcagcggtagagcgtcggcctggcgtgcaggagtcccgggttcgattcccggccagggcacacaggagatgcgcccatctgcttctccaccccttcctctctccttcctctctgtctctctcttcccctcctgaagccgaggctccattggagcaaagatggcccgggtgctggggatggctctgtggcctctgcctcaggcgctagaatggctctggatgcaacagagcgacgccccagaggggcagagagcagCCAAAATTCAGTCCATAACTACAATCCTACCATCTGCAAAACCGGTCTACCAACACCTTTCAAGAGTTGCTGCAAGCCTATAAGATGCCTAGCAGCACACCCCTTTATGAAGATAACTCCAGGCTGGGAGGGGTGGGATGTGAAGTTGCCTGTAAAGCCCGAGGACACAGCTCAGAATACCAAGCAGTTATTCCTTATGAAACTTAAAAGTGTGGCTAAAGCTGTAGAATCCCTTCCTCAGCTCTTGCAATTTTTTCTTATAGGaagacagaaaaattatttgtaactTTTACTCAAGTTTACCTACTGGCCATCCACACAGCCCCTGGGTCCACAGCTATATAAACACTTTATGacctgttttaaattttctgagacAAGAAAAA
Proteins encoded in this region:
- the SRRM2 gene encoding serine/arginine repetitive matrix protein 2 isoform X6; translated protein: MLLEKDVNPGGKEETPGQRPAVTETHQLAELNEKKNERLRAAFGISDSYVDGSSFDPQRRAREAKQPAPEPPKPYSLVRDSSSSRSPTPKQKKKKKKKDRGRRSESSSPRRERKKSSKKKKHRSESESKKRKHRSPTPKSKRKSKDKKRKRSRSTTPVPKSRRAHHSTSADSASSSDTSRSRSRSAATKTHTTALTGQSLSPASGCRGEGDAPSREPDTTNTGHPSSPESSAKQPSNPCEDKDKEKSAGRPSPSPERSSTGPEPSAPTLLLAEQHGSSPQPLATTPLSQEPVNPPSEASPTRGRLPTKSPEKPPQSSSESCPPSPQPTKVSRHASSSPESPKPTPAPGSRRDISSSPVSKSHSRGRAKRDKSHSHTPRRVGRSRSPTTTKRGRSRSRTPTKRGHSRSRSPQWHRSRSVQRWGRSRSPQRRGRSRSPQRPGWSRSRNIQRRGRSRSARRGRSHSRSPATRGRSRSRTPARRGRSRSRTPARRRSRSRTLTRRRSRSRTPARRGRSRSRTPARRRSRTRSVRRRSRSRSPARRGGRSRSRTPARHVRSRSRTPARRGRSRSRTPARRGRSRSRTPARRARSRSRTPARRGRSHSRSVVRRGRSHSRTPQRRGRSGSSSERKNKSRTSQRSRSNSSSEMKKFRVSSRRSRSLSSPRSKAKSRLSLRRSLSGSSPCPKQKSRTPARRSRSGSSQSKAKSQTPRRSRSGSSPPNQKSKTPSRQSRSSSPQSKVKSGTPPRPGSVTSPQANEQSTTPQRQSFSETSPDPEMKSRTPLRLSCSESSPPRVKSSTPTRQSLSGSSSPQPKVKTITSPVQSHSGSSSPSSSRVTSKTPPRQSRSESPCSRVESRLLQRHSNSRSSSPDTKVKPGTPPRQSHSGSTSPCPQVKPQTSPGHNLPGSKSPCFQEKSKDSPVAQSCSGSFSLCPEVKSSTPPGESYFGSSSLQQEGQSYISLDPKSDASSPEMRQSHYESLFLQSKSQTPMGSQSRSSSPVTETAPRSPIAQERNKVLLSPGLKSGMSPEQNRFQCDSSFYPAMDCNSLLGQSRLEPSPEPVKKTSLLLQEDIDASSRLSDKVSSSPVQNRTESSPVLKETPRTPSNERDGDGSSPDTKDQSSDLAKPSQDEEFMEVVEESSSQVPSHLSPELKEMAGSNFESSPEIEERPAMSLTPDQSQLSQASLETEVPAVTSAWSGPHFSPEHKELSNSPPRENSYGSPLEFRNLGPVAEISTGFSPEVKEVLTVPVSNQLETDPSLDMKEQLVRSSRCSSSELSPDTMEKAGMSSSQSVSSPVLDTMRRTPSRERSSSASSELKDGLPRTPSRRSRSGSSPGLRDGSGSPSRHSLSGSSPGMKDIPRTPSRGRSECDSSPEPKALPKTPRPRSHSPSSPELNKCLTPQRERSGSESSIEQKTLARTPLGQRSRSASSQELDEKPSASPQERSESDSSDSKVKTRMPLRQRSHSGSSPEVESKSRPSPQLSRSGSSPEGKDKPRIASRAQSGSDSSPEPKASAPRALPRRSRSGSSSKGRGPSEGSSSSESSPEHPPKSRMARRSSRSSVEPKMKSRTPPRRRSSRSSEITRKTRLSRRSRSASSSPETRSRTPPRRRRSPSVSSPELPEKSRSSRRRRSASSPRTKTTSRRGRSPSPKPRGLQRSRSRSRREKTRTTRRRDRSGSSQSTSRRRQRSRSRSRVTRRRRGGSGYHSRSPARQESSRTSSRRRRGRSRTPPTSRKRSRSRTSPAPWKRSRSRASPATHRRSRSRTPLVSRRRSRSRTSPVSRRRSRSRTSVTRRRSRSRASPVSRRRSRSRTPLVTRRRSRSRTPTRRRSRSRTPPVTRRRSRSRTPLVIRRRSRSRTSPITRRRSRSRTSPVTRRRSRSRTTPVTRRRSRSRTSPVTRRRSRSRTPPAIRRRSRSRTPLLPRKRSRSRSSLALRRRSRSRTPRTTRGKRSLTRSPPAIRRRSVSGSSSDRSRSATPPATRNHSGSRTPPVALSSSRMSCFSRPSMSPTPLDRCRSPGMLEPLGSSRTPMSVLQQSGGSMLDGPGSRIPDHPRTSVPENHAQSRIALALTAISLGTARPPPSMSAAGLAARMSQVPAPVPLMSLRTAPAASLASRIPAASAAAMNLASARTPAIPTAVNLADSRTPAAAAAMNLASSRTAVAPSAVNLADPRTPTAPAVNLAGARTPAALAALSLTGSGTPPNAANYPSSSRTPQAPAPANLVGPRSAHATAPVNIASSRTPPTLAPTNLTSARMAPALSGANLTSPRVPLSAYERISGRTSPPLLDRARSRTPPGGPGSRTPPAAPSQSRMISERAPSPVSKMVQAPPSQSVLPPAQDRPRSPVPSAFSDQPRSLLAPTAPVAGSQSLSSGSVAKTTSSVGDHNGMLSVPVPGVTHPEGGEPPASTGALQPAKERRSSSSSSSSSSSSSSSSSSSSSSSSGSSSSDSEGSSLPIQPEVALKRVPSPPPTPKEADREGRPQEPTPAKRKRRASSSSSSSSSSSSSSSSSSSSSSSSSSSSSSSSSSSSSSSTSSPSPAKPDPQALPKPASPKKPPPGERRSRSPRKPIDSLRDSRSLSYSPVEHHRPSPQPSPRDQQSSSELGSRRGQRGESRSPGHKHRRETPSPRPVRHRSSRSP